The sequence below is a genomic window from Acidimicrobiales bacterium.
TCCGCCCCGAAGGAGTCCCCGGGGGCACCCGCAGGCTCACCGGCCCGTCGAGGGTCGGCACCCGGATGGTGGCCCCGAGCGCCGCTTCGGAGAAGGTGAGCGGAACGGTGAGGGTGAGATCCCGTCCCCGGCGACCGAACAGCTCGTGATGAGCGACGCGCACGATCACGTAGAGGTCGCCGGCCGGACCGTTGTTGCGGCCAGGTCCGCCCCGGCTCTTGACCCGGATGCGCTGGCCGTCCACCACGCCCGGCGGGATCCGCACCCGCACCTGGCGGGCGCGGAGCTCGGCACCAGTGCCGTGGCAGGTGGGGCACGGCGTCTCGATACGCACGCCCCGGCCTCCGCACGTCGGGCAGGGCTGGCTGAACGAGAAGAGGCCCTGGTTGTCGTCGAGCACTCCGCGCCCGCCACAGCGCGGGCACACGGTCGGTGCCGTGCCCGGCGCCGCGCCGGTGCCCCGACAGGTGTGGCACGGGGCATCGCCCGTCACGTTGACCGTGGTCGTGACGCCCTCCACCGCGTCCTGGAAGGACAGGTGCAACTCGGCCTCGAGATCGGAGCCGCGTTGGGGCCCCGCACCCCGAGCGGTGCGGCCGCCCCTCCCGAAGATGCCACCGAGCAGATCGCCAAGCCCTCCCGCGCCTCCAGCGCCAGTCGCGTCCTCATAGCGGAAGGTGTAGTCCTGGCCTCCCGCGGCACCCGGGCCGCCGGCACCACCGAAGCCACCGAAGTTGGCGCCGACGGGACCGAGCCGCCGGACCTCGTCGTACTCCTTCCGCTTCTCCGCGTCGCCGAGGACCTCGTAGGCGGCGGTGATCTCCTTGAAGCGGTCCTCCGAGCCCGGGTTGGCGTCCGGGTGGTACTGCTTGGCCAGATTGCGATAGGCGCGCGTGACCTCCTTCTCGCTCGCCGACTCGGCGACGCCGAGAACCTGGTAGTAGTCCTTCTCGAACCACTCCCGCTGCGGAGCCATGTTGTCTGTCGCCTCGCTAGCCCTTGACCTTCACCATGGCCGGGCGCAAGACCCGACCCTTCCAGCGGTAGCCCGCCCGCAGCACATCGCTGACCTCGGGCTCCTTGTCCCCCTCTTCGTGCATCACGGCGTCGTGCTGATTGGGATCGAACGGCTGACCGCCGGGATCGATGCGCTCCAAGCCCTCCTTCTCGAGCACGTCGACGAGGGTGGACGCGATCGGCGCCAGGGCCTTGCCCTCTGGTGAGTCACCTGCGTGGGCGACCGCCAGGTCGAGGGCGTCGAGAATCGGAAGGAGCTTGACGACCAGCCCCTCGGCTGCCCGCTCGAGGTGCTCGGTCTGCTGCTTGAGGACCCGCTTCTTGTAGTTCTCGAAGTCGGCCTGCAGCCGGCGCAGCGCGTCGAGATACTCGTCCCGCTGGGTGGCGAGCGCGGCCAGTGACGGGTCGTCGGCGATCGCCGCGCCCGCGTCCACCGGCTCTCCGATCACGCCGACCTCACTCACCTGGCTGTCGCCGTCCTCTCCTTCTCGGACGCCGCTGTCCTGGTCGCCACTGTGGCTCTCGGCTCGGTCCTCGTGCTCACCGTGCTCCGGCTCGGGCGCCGGCCCGGCACCACCCTCGGCGTGGTCCTCGGGACCGTCCGTGGGCGGCGCCTCGGCGGTGCGTGGACGAGGCTCGGGCCCGAGTCCGCCGGCTCCTGTCGGCCTGAACCCGCCCTCGCTCATGCGCCGCGCCCGTGCTCGCCCTCGTCGACGATCTCGGCGTCGACGACCTCGTCGTCGGCGGGCTGCTGCTGGCCCTCGGCACCACCGGCCTGGCCACCGTCCTGGCCGCCGGCCGCGGCCGACGGTCCGGCCTGCTCGTACAGGCGGGAGGCGAACTCCTGGCTGGCCGTGACCAGCGTCTCGGTCGCGCCTCGGATGGCCTCGACGTCGGAGCCGGCGAGCGCCTCCTTGAGCGACGACAGACCCTGCTCGACCTTCTCCTTCTCGGGGCCGGAGATCTTGTCGCCCTGCTCACGCAGCAGCTTGTCGGTCTGGTAGACGA
It includes:
- the dnaJ gene encoding molecular chaperone DnaJ; protein product: MAPQREWFEKDYYQVLGVAESASEKEVTRAYRNLAKQYHPDANPGSEDRFKEITAAYEVLGDAEKRKEYDEVRRLGPVGANFGGFGGAGGPGAAGGQDYTFRYEDATGAGGAGGLGDLLGGIFGRGGRTARGAGPQRGSDLEAELHLSFQDAVEGVTTTVNVTGDAPCHTCRGTGAAPGTAPTVCPRCGGRGVLDDNQGLFSFSQPCPTCGGRGVRIETPCPTCHGTGAELRARQVRVRIPPGVVDGQRIRVKSRGGPGRNNGPAGDLYVIVRVAHHELFGRRGRDLTLTVPLTFSEAALGATIRVPTLDGPVSLRVPPGTPSGRTFRVRGRGVPGGKKPGDLLVTVQVAVPPHLTDAQREAVEALATASEESPRDHLGV
- a CDS encoding nucleotide exchange factor GrpE, whose protein sequence is MSEGGFRPTGAGGLGPEPRPRTAEAPPTDGPEDHAEGGAGPAPEPEHGEHEDRAESHSGDQDSGVREGEDGDSQVSEVGVIGEPVDAGAAIADDPSLAALATQRDEYLDALRRLQADFENYKKRVLKQQTEHLERAAEGLVVKLLPILDALDLAVAHAGDSPEGKALAPIASTLVDVLEKEGLERIDPGGQPFDPNQHDAVMHEEGDKEPEVSDVLRAGYRWKGRVLRPAMVKVKG